One window of Gloeothece citriformis PCC 7424 genomic DNA carries:
- a CDS encoding anion transporter yields the protein MSLEQIPIYVVVILTYIGLGIGNFPGLRMNRATIALVGASFLITLGTITLEEAWTAIDANTIVFLLSMMILNANLAYSGFFQLALTSLIRLTRSPFGLLCILTFGCGFLSALFLNDTIALIFTPLVLQLTQSLNLNPIPYLLALAAATNSGSVATLSGNPQNILIGSFAPINYLEFAINLTPIAVVSLGIQIGLLCLFYPEVCSFKPSPYIPQFRSRIYQPLLKKTLIITLVLLTAFALGLPLGKSALTASALLLITRRIKPQKVFQQIDWNLLIMFSGLFILSYGTQKLNLLTLLTPLANTPITFLSVTVILSNLISNVPAVLVLQPLIEKTDISAWLLLAAGSTLAGNLTLFGSVANLIVAEAAASLGYQLGFKDHLRFGLPLTLITLFLAYGKIIWLN from the coding sequence ATGTCACTTGAGCAAATTCCTATTTATGTAGTTGTTATTCTAACTTATATAGGTTTAGGAATAGGGAATTTTCCGGGGTTACGAATGAATCGAGCAACCATTGCTCTAGTAGGGGCTTCATTTTTAATTACTTTAGGCACTATTACATTAGAGGAAGCTTGGACAGCCATTGATGCAAATACCATTGTGTTTTTGCTTAGTATGATGATTTTAAATGCTAATTTGGCTTATTCTGGATTCTTTCAATTAGCTTTAACTTCTCTCATCCGTTTAACTCGTAGTCCTTTTGGATTGCTTTGTATTTTAACCTTTGGTTGTGGGTTTCTTTCCGCTTTATTTCTTAATGATACTATTGCTTTAATTTTTACTCCCTTAGTTTTACAATTAACTCAAAGTTTAAACCTTAATCCTATTCCCTACTTACTGGCTTTAGCTGCTGCAACTAATTCGGGTTCAGTTGCTACCCTAAGCGGAAATCCTCAAAATATTTTAATCGGTTCTTTTGCTCCTATTAATTATTTAGAGTTTGCCATTAATTTAACTCCTATTGCTGTAGTCAGTTTAGGCATACAAATTGGATTACTCTGTCTATTTTATCCAGAAGTTTGTTCCTTTAAACCTTCTCCCTATATTCCCCAGTTTCGGTCTCGAATTTATCAACCCTTACTAAAAAAAACACTGATTATTACCCTCGTCTTATTAACGGCTTTTGCCCTAGGACTTCCCCTAGGAAAATCTGCTTTAACCGCCTCCGCATTATTATTAATTACTCGACGCATAAAACCCCAAAAAGTTTTTCAACAAATAGACTGGAATTTATTAATTATGTTTTCTGGGTTGTTTATACTTAGCTATGGGACTCAAAAATTAAATCTATTAACCCTTCTCACTCCTTTAGCTAATACTCCTATTACATTTTTAAGTGTAACGGTCATCTTATCTAATTTAATTTCCAATGTTCCAGCCGTATTAGTCTTACAACCTTTAATCGAAAAAACAGATATTTCTGCTTGGTTATTATTAGCCGCCGGTTCTACTTTAGCCGGAAATCTAACTCTATTTGGTTCAGTTGCTAATCTGATTGTAGCGGAAGCAGCAGCCTCATTAGGCTATCAATTAGGATTTAAAGATCATTTACGTTTTGGTTTACCTTTAACCCTAATCACCCTATTTTTAGCTTATGGAAAAATTATTTGGTTGAATTAA
- a CDS encoding PAP/fibrillin family protein — translation MVIQTGEQATAKQDLLQALTEYKGNTKHQVVIKAIEKLSALNSITDPTRHDTLLDGEWLLISAPNFPGGELTDEGKYSYTLGRLAFNMFQPAQLKLVIDRVCQPVFPVNNGQQKSHDIIVEFTTIDDNFPQLKGIVHNFGICEPSSDRTLQVKFTGSVLKPQESENLESWKPVFKQQKSLKKTWKERLTSVMGKIMFGLVPPEEMNPQTGEVSFTMNRSPKGSLDIIYLDEELRITKGEKGTVLVCQRCA, via the coding sequence ATGGTTATTCAAACTGGAGAACAGGCAACCGCTAAACAAGACTTACTCCAAGCCCTCACTGAATACAAGGGCAATACCAAACACCAAGTCGTCATCAAGGCGATTGAAAAACTCTCGGCTCTTAATTCTATTACAGATCCAACTCGTCATGATACTCTATTAGATGGGGAATGGTTATTAATTAGTGCCCCGAATTTTCCAGGAGGAGAATTAACAGACGAGGGAAAATATAGCTATACTCTCGGTCGTTTAGCGTTTAATATGTTTCAACCGGCACAATTGAAACTGGTCATTGATCGAGTTTGTCAGCCTGTTTTTCCCGTTAATAATGGACAACAGAAAAGTCACGATATTATTGTAGAATTTACCACTATAGACGATAATTTCCCTCAACTTAAAGGAATTGTTCATAATTTTGGCATCTGTGAACCCAGTAGCGATCGCACATTACAGGTTAAATTTACCGGTAGTGTTTTAAAACCCCAAGAATCAGAAAATTTAGAGAGTTGGAAACCGGTTTTTAAGCAACAAAAATCCCTTAAAAAAACTTGGAAAGAAAGACTGACATCGGTGATGGGTAAGATTATGTTTGGTCTTGTTCCTCCTGAGGAAATGAATCCCCAAACGGGAGAAGTTTCTTTTACGATGAATCGTTCCCCGAAAGGGAGTCTAGACATTATCTATTTAGATGAAGAATTAAGAATTACTAAAGGAGAAAAAGGGACGGTCTTAGTGTGCCAACGTTGCGCTTAA
- a CDS encoding radical SAM protein produces the protein MVNSGLKGFEFNFDTKIAHQAMEKNQMLVLGLDFSPICHLNCSYCDRIEARKKIRKELSLEQKIELIKEAKTLGCQTVEIPGAGEPLLDPHFWTYLEVIAQLDMIPLVFTSGYSKKGCLINDNVAKKLHDLGASIVLKFESMDKTIQDNMVRQKGYGEICYQTLDTLIKAGFTDTSPTRLGIHTVVTPHNIDDVLNIVRMSRQNNIFPYISPLIPGGNALDNDGSAIITREESLKILNVLAQLDKTFGIDYTPTLPVSGGFVCNQINVGVFINLYGDIFECSAGESVLGNVIEVGGLKQAWNLESVKQRRLKPQNGYCPSRETYWDSLSCCNCKSLESVALVS, from the coding sequence ATGGTTAATAGTGGACTGAAAGGATTTGAATTTAATTTCGACACAAAGATTGCTCATCAAGCAATGGAAAAAAATCAAATGTTAGTGTTAGGGCTTGATTTTTCTCCCATTTGTCATTTGAATTGTAGCTATTGTGATAGAATTGAGGCTAGAAAAAAAATTAGAAAAGAATTATCTCTTGAGCAAAAAATAGAATTAATCAAAGAAGCTAAAACTTTAGGATGTCAAACAGTAGAAATTCCTGGAGCAGGAGAGCCTTTATTAGATCCTCATTTTTGGACGTACCTCGAAGTTATCGCTCAACTGGATATGATTCCCCTTGTATTTACCAGTGGGTATTCTAAAAAAGGATGTTTAATTAATGATAATGTCGCTAAAAAATTACATGATCTAGGAGCTTCTATTGTCCTAAAATTTGAAAGTATGGACAAAACTATACAAGATAATATGGTTCGTCAAAAAGGATATGGTGAGATTTGTTATCAAACCTTAGACACTTTAATTAAAGCCGGATTTACTGATACATCTCCTACCCGCTTAGGGATTCATACAGTAGTTACTCCTCACAATATTGATGATGTTTTAAATATTGTCAGAATGTCTCGTCAAAATAATATTTTTCCTTATATTTCTCCTCTAATTCCAGGGGGTAATGCTTTAGATAATGACGGAAGTGCCATTATTACGAGAGAAGAAAGTCTCAAGATTTTAAATGTCTTAGCTCAATTAGATAAAACATTTGGCATAGATTATACTCCTACTTTACCGGTTTCTGGAGGATTTGTTTGTAATCAAATTAATGTAGGTGTGTTTATCAATTTGTATGGAGATATTTTTGAATGTAGTGCAGGTGAATCAGTTCTTGGTAATGTCATTGAAGTCGGCGGACTTAAACAAGCCTGGAATTTAGAGTCAGTTAAACAACGAAGATTAAAACCTCAAAATGGATATTGTCCTAGCCGAGAAACTTACTGGGATTCTCTTTCTTGTTGTAATTGTAAGTCTTTAGAATCAGTTGCCCTTGTGAGTTAA